A genomic segment from Gammaproteobacteria bacterium encodes:
- a CDS encoding phytanoyl-CoA dioxygenase family protein, translated as MTMLSPTQYAQYQREGVVFPLRVLDAEKAGILAGHCDVLQSRMGHWVASPQISKSNLVSCAMADVIRNETLLDAVESIIGPDILCWAATLFAKPPNSGGYVGWHQDRTYWGLSPEEQVVTAWLALTDAHYDNGCMSVLRGSHLQGNRDHEIVPGTENILFSGQEVIIKPHEKGQLVHVELDPGEASIHHSKALHGSNPNTSDRPRMGLSIQYISANVVQRNNGGVDSASAVRGNTAHSKLELEPSPEKDFDTQGIKNWKRFIANPSGLGATADAIQIEASGLE; from the coding sequence ATGACGATGCTCTCTCCCACGCAGTATGCGCAATATCAGCGTGAAGGTGTGGTCTTTCCCCTTAGGGTCTTGGACGCAGAGAAAGCTGGAATACTGGCAGGCCACTGTGACGTGTTGCAATCTCGAATGGGTCATTGGGTGGCTAGTCCACAGATATCTAAATCCAATCTGGTCAGTTGCGCGATGGCGGATGTCATTCGAAATGAGACACTCCTCGATGCAGTGGAGTCAATTATCGGGCCTGATATCCTCTGCTGGGCAGCAACGTTGTTTGCAAAACCCCCTAATTCCGGTGGCTACGTCGGCTGGCACCAAGACAGGACTTACTGGGGTCTTTCGCCTGAAGAACAGGTTGTCACTGCCTGGCTGGCGCTGACCGACGCGCACTATGACAACGGCTGTATGAGTGTGCTTAGAGGGAGTCACTTGCAAGGCAATCGTGACCATGAGATTGTTCCAGGCACTGAAAATATCCTCTTTTCAGGCCAGGAAGTAATTATCAAACCACATGAAAAAGGTCAACTCGTGCACGTCGAACTTGACCCCGGAGAGGCTTCGATTCATCACTCAAAAGCCCTCCATGGTTCAAATCCCAATACTTCAGACCGGCCGCGTATGGGTTTATCAATACAGTACATCAGTGCCAATGTGGTACAGCGCAATAACGGTGGCGTCGATTCAGCATCTGCGGTTCGGGGCAACACGGCGCACAGCAAACTCGAACTCGAACCTTCGCCGGAGAAGGATTTCGATACCCAAGGCATCAAGAACTGGAAGCGGTTTATTGCTAATCCGAGTGGTTTGGGCGCTACCGCTGATGCGATTCAGATTGAAGCATCTGGCCTTGAATGA
- a CDS encoding phytanoyl-CoA dioxygenase family protein — translation MALTADQISFYQDNGYLLLEQAIPSSVLTSLRDTVDRFIEASRAVQTSNRIYDLDQSHSADNPRVRRLKDPHIRDPLFKQIAECSTIVDPVCELLGGTVRFDHSKLNFKHPGTNAEINWHQDWAFYPHTNDDILAVGVLIEDCTPECGPLMVIPGSHKGPVFDHHHNGIFTGGVNTDAIGDLADKAVPLIAPAGSLTIHHVRTLHASGNSSTNTLRPLLLFSYTAVDAFPIFSSYDLQEYDSRILRGAPVREGRMAALPFRIHLPQEPGTDSIYDNQESMQR, via the coding sequence ATGGCATTAACCGCCGATCAGATTAGTTTTTACCAAGACAACGGTTACCTGCTACTCGAACAGGCCATTCCCAGCAGTGTACTCACGAGTCTGCGTGATACAGTGGATCGTTTCATCGAGGCATCGCGTGCGGTACAAACCAGTAACCGCATTTATGACCTCGATCAGTCGCACTCAGCAGACAATCCTCGTGTCAGACGACTCAAAGATCCCCACATCCGGGATCCGCTATTCAAACAGATCGCAGAATGCAGCACGATTGTGGATCCCGTATGCGAGCTGCTGGGGGGTACGGTTCGGTTCGATCACTCGAAACTGAACTTCAAGCACCCCGGGACGAATGCTGAGATCAACTGGCACCAGGACTGGGCGTTTTATCCCCACACCAACGACGATATCCTCGCCGTGGGTGTTCTGATCGAAGACTGTACACCCGAGTGCGGCCCACTAATGGTGATTCCAGGGAGCCACAAAGGCCCGGTGTTCGATCATCACCACAATGGTATTTTTACCGGTGGTGTCAATACTGATGCCATCGGCGACCTGGCAGACAAGGCTGTACCGCTAATAGCACCGGCCGGCTCACTGACGATTCATCATGTCCGCACCCTACACGCCTCGGGCAACAGCAGCACAAACACCCTCCGACCACTGCTGCTGTTCAGCTATACAGCAGTCGACGCCTTCCCCATTTTTTCAAGCTATGATCTGCAGGAATACGATTCGCGAATACTGCGTGGTGCGCCGGTGCGTGAAGGCCGCATGGCGGCGTTACCGTTCCGGATCCATTTACCACAGGAACCCGGCACCGACTCGATCTACGACAATCAGGAATCCATGCAACGCTAG
- a CDS encoding zinc ABC transporter substrate-binding protein, giving the protein MITLRLIIKTILGTAICGLWLSGMVSADVPQVTTDIPATHSLVTRVMAGIGMPDLIVNRGASPHAYSLRPSNAASLEAADLVFWMNSRLTPWLEGALKTLSADAKVIELMDTKGSTVRPYREGTTFEAHNHEPKRDEEGHTTAQNSDPTANVDPHGWLDPDNGKTWLDVIATELSKIDPQNSEIYFDNVTQGKTDIDAVISEIEATLAAFRGTDFIVYHDAYQYFEKRFDVLAAGSISMGDVSDPSPARIAEIHQTVEELDITCVFSEPQFNPELVATVVDGTKARTRVIDPLGARLTLGADLYLNLLRDIAQTMASCL; this is encoded by the coding sequence ATGATCACCCTGCGTCTAATCATCAAAACCATCCTGGGCACTGCTATTTGTGGATTGTGGCTATCCGGTATGGTGTCGGCTGATGTACCGCAGGTGACAACTGACATTCCAGCAACACATTCGCTAGTCACCCGGGTGATGGCGGGAATTGGCATGCCCGATCTGATTGTCAACCGGGGGGCATCACCACATGCCTATTCGCTGCGTCCTTCCAATGCGGCATCGCTGGAAGCAGCCGATCTCGTCTTCTGGATGAACAGCAGGCTAACACCCTGGCTCGAAGGTGCTCTAAAAACGTTGTCTGCAGACGCCAAAGTTATCGAACTGATGGATACTAAAGGCTCCACAGTACGACCCTACCGTGAAGGTACAACCTTCGAAGCACACAATCACGAGCCCAAACGTGACGAAGAGGGACATACAACAGCTCAAAACAGCGACCCCACTGCGAACGTTGATCCCCATGGTTGGCTTGATCCCGATAACGGCAAAACCTGGCTCGATGTCATCGCGACAGAGTTGTCGAAGATAGATCCCCAAAATTCCGAAATCTACTTCGACAATGTCACTCAAGGCAAGACAGATATCGACGCTGTCATCTCTGAAATAGAAGCAACACTGGCGGCATTTCGCGGTACGGATTTCATTGTCTACCATGATGCCTATCAATATTTTGAGAAGCGATTTGATGTCTTGGCAGCCGGTTCGATTTCTATGGGGGATGTCTCAGACCCGAGTCCAGCACGTATCGCAGAGATTCATCAAACAGTCGAAGAACTGGACATCACGTGTGTGTTTTCTGAACCCCAGTTCAATCCAGAACTCGTCGCGACCGTCGTCGATGGGACCAAAGCCAGAACCCGCGTGATTGACCCGCTCGGCGCCCGGCTCACCCTGGGTGCTGATTTATACCTAAACCTTTTGCGCGACATTGCCCAAACCATGGCGAGCTGCTTGTGA
- a CDS encoding transcriptional repressor: MDAIGFGQHNHAECIRQGLDSVDAQCKAAGLQFTPVRRRVLEMLLAEHRAHGAYEILDNLRAEGLGSQPPVSYRALEFLVKNGFAHKIERLNAFIACAHLAENHAPVFLICRACDSVAETHTDLTRGVLGRAAKTAGFRIERTGVEIEGICTACHDGGAA, translated from the coding sequence ATGGATGCAATTGGTTTCGGGCAGCACAACCATGCTGAGTGCATTAGGCAGGGCTTGGATTCAGTCGATGCTCAGTGCAAAGCGGCGGGATTGCAGTTCACACCGGTACGCCGGCGCGTATTGGAAATGCTTTTGGCAGAACACCGTGCCCATGGTGCTTATGAAATTCTGGACAATCTTCGCGCCGAGGGTCTGGGCTCACAGCCACCAGTATCCTATAGGGCGCTGGAATTTTTAGTCAAAAATGGTTTTGCGCACAAGATCGAGCGGCTCAATGCCTTTATCGCCTGTGCTCACTTGGCGGAAAATCATGCGCCGGTCTTTTTGATTTGTCGTGCCTGCGATTCGGTTGCAGAAACCCACACCGATCTCACCCGGGGTGTGTTAGGTCGTGCTGCAAAAACAGCTGGCTTTCGGATTGAACGAACCGGGGTCGAGATTGAGGGCATCTGTACCGCCTGCCACGACGGGGGTGCGGCATGA
- a CDS encoding metal ABC transporter ATP-binding protein, whose product MSLVEISSLDIRIGGNTVLHDVAMQVDPGEIITIVGPNGSGKTTLLRAIIGAVRPSAGRVKKNSGLRIGYVPQRLHIDATLPITVRRFLSLPRRVSDTVAQEALTDAGVGNLAKRQMSGLSGGQFQRVLLARALLGRPELLLLDEATQGLDQPGSAAFYRQIETVRQRLGCAVLMVSHELHVVMAASDRVICLNGHICCHGAPGQVATAPEYRALFGSGTQGALALYQHEHTHSHDHEAAA is encoded by the coding sequence ATGAGTTTGGTAGAGATTAGCAGCCTCGATATACGCATCGGCGGAAACACAGTTCTGCATGACGTGGCAATGCAGGTCGATCCCGGCGAGATCATTACCATCGTTGGCCCTAACGGGTCCGGGAAAACCACACTCCTGAGGGCGATCATCGGTGCAGTCAGACCGAGTGCCGGGAGGGTTAAGAAAAACTCCGGGCTGCGTATCGGCTACGTGCCGCAGCGTCTGCACATAGACGCAACACTTCCTATCACCGTACGGCGCTTCCTCAGCCTGCCGCGCCGAGTATCCGATACTGTTGCGCAGGAAGCGCTAACCGATGCAGGTGTGGGAAATCTGGCCAAGCGACAGATGTCAGGGCTTTCGGGCGGACAATTTCAACGGGTGCTGTTGGCCCGAGCCCTGCTTGGTCGGCCTGAACTTTTGCTTCTTGACGAAGCCACTCAGGGTTTAGATCAGCCCGGATCAGCTGCTTTTTACCGGCAGATTGAAACGGTACGGCAACGCCTTGGCTGCGCTGTGCTAATGGTCAGTCACGAGCTGCATGTGGTGATGGCCGCTTCGGACCGGGTGATCTGTCTGAATGGCCATATCTGTTGCCACGGCGCGCCTGGACAGGTAGCTACAGCCCCGGAATACCGAGCGCTGTTTGGCTCTGGAACACAGGGTGCGCTGGCGCTGTACCAGCACGAACATACGCATTCACACGATCACGAGGCCGCCGCATGA
- a CDS encoding metal ABC transporter permease, whose protein sequence is MNWLDSFLVRASLAGVGVAIAAAPLGCFVVWRRMAYFGDATAQASILGIALALAFSTSIFLGVLVVSLLMAVTVSALSGRGYAMDTLLGVLAHCALAFGLVAASFLSGVRIDLMAYLFGDILAVGKIDLVVIWGGAGLVLFLMWWRWSALLTSTLNPDLAHAAGIDPRREQLILTVALAVVVAVAVKVVGALLIVALLIIPAATARPYAKTPEQMVLIATIIGGLSAVGGLQMAYSFDTPTGPTIVCLAAVLFLLSTLGGLIRGRVMG, encoded by the coding sequence ATGAACTGGTTGGACAGTTTCCTCGTCCGCGCCTCACTGGCGGGTGTGGGTGTCGCGATTGCCGCCGCGCCACTGGGCTGTTTTGTCGTCTGGCGCCGCATGGCTTATTTTGGTGACGCAACAGCCCAGGCTTCGATACTGGGCATCGCCCTGGCGCTGGCCTTTTCGACTTCAATTTTCCTGGGCGTTCTGGTCGTATCGCTTCTAATGGCCGTAACGGTCTCGGCTCTCAGTGGGCGGGGCTACGCGATGGACACGCTGCTGGGTGTACTCGCCCATTGTGCGCTGGCTTTTGGTCTTGTGGCAGCTTCTTTCTTGTCTGGGGTGCGGATCGACCTGATGGCCTACCTATTCGGCGACATCTTGGCTGTTGGAAAGATTGACCTCGTCGTGATCTGGGGTGGTGCGGGATTGGTTTTGTTTTTGATGTGGTGGCGCTGGTCGGCGCTTTTGACTTCAACTTTGAATCCCGATTTGGCCCATGCCGCGGGGATCGACCCTCGCCGCGAACAGTTGATTCTGACTGTGGCGCTGGCGGTAGTGGTAGCGGTTGCCGTAAAGGTTGTAGGGGCACTGCTGATTGTGGCTCTGCTGATTATCCCTGCAGCCACCGCAAGGCCTTATGCGAAAACGCCCGAACAAATGGTACTGATTGCCACAATAATCGGCGGCCTGTCGGCGGTTGGCGGATTGCAAATGGCCTACAGTTTCGACACCCCCACCGGCCCCACTATTGTGTGTCTCGCTGCCGTGCTTTTTTTACTGTCAACTTTGGGTGGCCTGATCCGTGGTCGGGTCATGGGCTGA